The Desulfomicrobium orale DSM 12838 genome includes a window with the following:
- a CDS encoding pseudouridine synthase, whose protein sequence is MPQTFILPRTILTGRLDKAVSGVLGISLRQARLLIGQGLVLVDGRAARKGMPVHPGQTVRVETLDAGINDVPVRAHVVRRENGFAAVMKPGGVHTVRGKGEPCLESCLDRMGMHGWMLLNRLDFLTSGLVLAAASSEEGARYSAWQDAGDVRKWYLALAHGGIARDFSVRGRILDSKRRVVQVLEEDDEPVRWTLVRPLGATEKGTAVLIRIRKGRRHQIRAHMAHAGFPLVGDPIYGRGEPGGLFLHHWRVELPGFTAQEGPDWPDVSLPSVEAADLLAGTV, encoded by the coding sequence ATGCCTCAGACGTTCATTCTGCCGCGAACCATCCTTACCGGACGGCTGGACAAGGCCGTGTCCGGGGTGCTGGGCATCAGCCTGCGGCAGGCCCGTCTTCTGATCGGCCAGGGGCTGGTTCTGGTTGATGGGCGCGCCGCGCGCAAGGGAATGCCTGTCCACCCCGGACAGACGGTGCGCGTGGAAACCCTGGACGCCGGGATAAACGATGTTCCGGTGCGGGCACATGTCGTGCGCCGGGAAAACGGGTTCGCGGCCGTCATGAAACCGGGCGGGGTACATACCGTGCGGGGCAAGGGCGAACCGTGTCTGGAATCCTGCCTGGACCGGATGGGGATGCACGGCTGGATGCTGCTGAACCGCCTGGATTTTCTCACGTCGGGTCTGGTGCTGGCGGCCGCATCTTCCGAAGAAGGCGCGCGTTACAGCGCGTGGCAGGATGCGGGAGATGTCCGCAAGTGGTATCTGGCCCTGGCCCACGGCGGTATTGCCCGGGATTTTTCCGTGCGCGGCCGGATTCTGGACAGCAAGCGGCGGGTTGTCCAAGTGCTGGAGGAAGATGACGAGCCTGTCCGCTGGACGCTTGTCCGGCCCCTCGGCGCCACGGAAAAAGGCACCGCCGTGCTGATCCGCATCCGGAAAGGGCGGCGGCACCAGATCCGCGCGCACATGGCCCACGCCGGGTTTCCGCTGGTAGGCGACCCGATCTATGGAAGAGGGGAGCCCGGCGGACTGTTTCTGCATCACTGGCGCGTGGAACTGCCGGGGTTTACGGCGCAGGAAGGGCCGGACTGGCCGGATGTCAGCCTGCCGTCCGTGGAGGCCGCAGACCTCCTGGCCGGGACGGTATGA
- a CDS encoding rubredoxin → MANPEEMYQCQMVNCGYIYNPDKGDRKGKIPKGVQFADLPEDWRCPVCGASKKAFKPLAGPGSTKDS, encoded by the coding sequence ATGGCCAATCCCGAAGAAATGTACCAATGTCAGATGGTCAACTGCGGATACATCTACAATCCGGACAAGGGTGACAGAAAAGGCAAGATCCCCAAGGGAGTCCAGTTTGCCGACCTGCCCGAGGACTGGAGGTGCCCTGTCTGCGGGGCCTCCAAAAAGGCCTTCAAGCCTCTTGCCGGGCCCGGATCAACCAAAGACAGCTGA
- the rnhA gene encoding ribonuclease HI has protein sequence MAETDKTIVQVYTDGSSLGNPGPGGWGAILVWGEKRMEISRGYRKTTNNRMEIRAVLHALGTLKKPCVAHVHTDSRYVCDAVVKKWLDNWLRNGWKTAGKKDVKNRDLWERLLPLLHAHDVRFHWIKGHAGHPENERCDELAKNAAMGEELAEDAGFTDA, from the coding sequence ATGGCGGAAACGGACAAGACCATCGTGCAGGTGTATACGGACGGTTCCAGTCTGGGCAATCCCGGCCCGGGCGGGTGGGGAGCCATTCTGGTCTGGGGGGAAAAACGAATGGAAATCTCCCGGGGGTACCGGAAAACCACCAACAACAGGATGGAAATCAGGGCCGTGCTGCATGCCCTCGGCACACTGAAAAAGCCCTGCGTGGCCCATGTGCATACGGACTCCCGGTATGTGTGCGACGCCGTGGTGAAGAAATGGCTGGACAACTGGCTGCGGAACGGATGGAAGACCGCCGGAAAAAAAGACGTCAAAAACAGGGATCTGTGGGAGCGCCTGCTGCCCCTTCTCCATGCCCACGATGTGCGTTTCCATTGGATCAAAGGGCATGCCGGGCATCCGGAAAACGAACGATGCGACGAACTGGCCAAAAACGCGGCCATGGGGGAAGAGCTCGCGGAAGACGCCGGATTTACGGACGCATGA
- the hflK gene encoding FtsH protease activity modulator HflK → MNWDWEKLQEKRQRQSGPAHGPDLGDLNEKVKQLRQMSLPGWKIILAAILLIWLGSGIYIVQPDEVGVVKRFGAFNRITEPGPHYRFPFPFESVLTPQVTKIQRLEIGFRGNPASTFSSSSATRLVSEESLMLTGDENIVDVQLTVQFVIENAQNYLFNIANQGKTVKDAAEAAAREVIGYNKIDAALTDDKTTIQNDIRVLLQRILNSYQSGIKIMAVQLQDVHPPRQVIDAFKDVASAKEDKSRFINEAEAYENDLIPRTRGEVAAILNQAQAYKESKIRQAKGESDRFLSVLAEYRKAQDITKKRIYLETMEEIMSRPELEKIIISNDSMQRVFPYLPLQRRAGEIVPERMKEGGSN, encoded by the coding sequence ATGAACTGGGACTGGGAAAAACTACAGGAAAAGCGGCAGAGGCAATCCGGCCCAGCGCATGGGCCGGACTTGGGTGATCTGAACGAGAAAGTCAAACAGCTCAGGCAGATGAGTCTTCCGGGATGGAAGATCATTCTCGCGGCGATCCTGCTCATCTGGCTGGGCAGCGGCATCTACATCGTGCAGCCCGACGAAGTGGGCGTGGTGAAACGTTTCGGAGCCTTCAACCGCATCACGGAACCCGGACCGCATTATCGTTTTCCGTTTCCTTTCGAGTCCGTGCTCACCCCGCAGGTGACGAAAATTCAGCGGCTCGAGATCGGATTTCGCGGAAATCCCGCTTCCACATTCAGCTCCAGCTCCGCCACTCGCCTTGTCTCCGAAGAATCGCTCATGCTGACCGGCGACGAGAACATTGTTGACGTGCAGCTCACCGTGCAGTTCGTGATTGAGAACGCGCAGAACTATCTGTTCAACATCGCGAACCAGGGAAAAACCGTGAAGGACGCAGCCGAGGCTGCCGCGCGGGAAGTCATCGGCTACAACAAGATTGACGCGGCCCTGACCGACGACAAGACGACCATCCAGAACGATATCCGCGTCCTGTTGCAGCGCATTCTCAACAGTTATCAGAGCGGAATAAAGATCATGGCCGTGCAGTTGCAGGACGTGCATCCGCCCAGGCAGGTCATCGATGCCTTCAAGGACGTGGCCAGCGCCAAGGAGGATAAAAGCCGCTTCATCAACGAGGCCGAAGCCTACGAGAACGATCTCATTCCCCGCACGCGCGGCGAGGTGGCCGCCATTCTGAACCAGGCCCAGGCGTACAAGGAATCCAAAATCCGCCAGGCCAAAGGCGAGAGCGACCGCTTTCTGTCGGTGCTCGCGGAGTACAGGAAGGCGCAGGACATCACGAAGAAACGCATTTATCTGGAAACAATGGAAGAAATCATGTCCCGCCCGGAACTGGAAAAAATCATCATTTCCAACGATTCCATGCAGCGGGTCTTCCCCTATCTTCCCCTGCAGCGGCGCGCGGGAGAAATCGTGCCGGAACGGATGAAGGAAGGAGGAAGCAACTGA
- the hflC gene encoding protease modulator HflC — translation MKKPQIILLAAGLGLFLLLQCIFIVDQTQKAILLQLGKPVGESHYGPGLHFKLPLIQKVVFFDARVLEYDAPSSEIITRDKKNMVVDNFSRWRIVDPLQFYRTVRGIQNGLARIDDIVYSQMREALGRYTLTEIVATERSTIMEEVTDKSNVLLGEYGIHIIDVRIKRTDLPQENQMAIYGRMQAERERQAKQYRSEGREEAAKITTAADKKRAVMLADAQREAEALRGEGEAAATGIYAQALAQDPGFYEFVRTMDAYKKTMKGQTQFVLTPESEFFRYLK, via the coding sequence ATGAAAAAGCCGCAGATCATCTTACTCGCCGCCGGTCTGGGCCTGTTTTTGCTGCTGCAATGCATTTTCATTGTCGACCAGACCCAGAAAGCCATTCTGCTTCAGCTCGGCAAACCCGTCGGTGAATCCCATTACGGCCCCGGCCTGCATTTCAAGCTTCCTCTCATCCAGAAAGTCGTGTTTTTCGACGCACGCGTTCTTGAATACGATGCTCCTTCTTCGGAGATCATCACGCGCGACAAGAAAAACATGGTCGTGGACAATTTCTCGCGCTGGAGAATTGTCGATCCGTTGCAGTTCTACAGAACCGTGCGTGGTATTCAGAACGGTCTGGCCCGCATCGACGACATAGTTTATTCTCAGATGCGCGAGGCTCTCGGCCGCTATACGTTGACGGAAATCGTGGCCACGGAGCGGTCGACCATCATGGAAGAAGTTACGGACAAGTCGAACGTGCTGCTTGGCGAATACGGCATTCATATCATCGATGTCCGCATCAAGAGAACGGATCTGCCTCAGGAGAACCAGATGGCCATTTACGGCCGCATGCAGGCCGAGCGTGAACGGCAGGCCAAGCAGTACCGATCCGAAGGACGCGAGGAAGCGGCGAAGATCACCACGGCGGCGGACAAGAAGCGGGCCGTCATGCTGGCCGACGCGCAGCGCGAGGCCGAGGCCCTGCGCGGCGAGGGCGAGGCCGCGGCCACCGGGATATATGCCCAGGCGTTGGCCCAGGACCCCGGGTTCTATGAATTCGTACGTACCATGGACGCCTACAAGAAGACCATGAAAGGTCAGACTCAGTTCGTGCTCACCCCGGAAAGCGAGTTCTTCAGGTATCTGAAGTAG
- a CDS encoding winged helix-turn-helix domain-containing protein, producing the protein MTIPTVRMHLWLELGESVYFGMGRAMLLDRIEEYGSLRKAAESLGMSYRAAWGKLRSTEEVLGEALVETVGTKRGGYRLTPAGRRIRDNFIAWFKAVEEAALIQARHIFGKDVQSYAEREMSEHPDEMKSR; encoded by the coding sequence GTGACAATACCGACCGTTCGCATGCACCTGTGGCTGGAACTGGGGGAAAGCGTCTATTTCGGCATGGGCCGGGCCATGCTTCTCGACAGAATCGAGGAATACGGCTCCTTGCGCAAGGCGGCGGAGTCTCTCGGCATGTCCTACCGGGCCGCATGGGGAAAGCTCCGGAGCACGGAGGAAGTTCTGGGAGAGGCCCTGGTGGAAACCGTGGGCACCAAACGCGGCGGATACCGCCTGACCCCGGCGGGCCGCCGGATCCGGGACAATTTCATCGCCTGGTTCAAGGCCGTGGAAGAGGCCGCTCTCATCCAGGCCAGACATATTTTCGGCAAGGACGTACAAAGCTACGCGGAAAGAGAAATGTCGGAGCATCCGGACGAAATGAAAAGCCGGTGA
- a CDS encoding GNAT family N-acetyltransferase has product MTASPAWTQATPGDLPVVLSLMRAFYAEERLDYDDARSSKALHELLAEPELGAVFLLRREAEAQGYLMLTFGFSPEFGGRFALLDELYLAPDVRGQGQGKAALAHAEAWASAQGARTTRLEVTRHNAKALSIYLKYGYRDDGRRILTKWAG; this is encoded by the coding sequence ATGACCGCCTCTCCCGCCTGGACTCAGGCCACACCGGGCGATCTGCCCGTGGTGCTTTCGCTCATGCGTGCCTTCTACGCCGAGGAACGGCTGGACTATGACGATGCCCGATCCTCAAAAGCCCTGCACGAACTTCTGGCCGAGCCGGAACTGGGAGCCGTTTTTCTGCTGCGGCGCGAAGCAGAAGCGCAGGGCTACCTCATGCTGACCTTCGGCTTCAGTCCCGAGTTCGGCGGACGATTCGCTCTGCTGGACGAACTCTATCTCGCCCCGGATGTCCGGGGGCAAGGCCAGGGCAAAGCCGCCCTGGCCCACGCCGAAGCATGGGCATCGGCCCAGGGCGCGCGGACCACCCGCCTTGAAGTCACCCGGCATAATGCGAAGGCCTTGTCCATCTATCTGAAATACGGATACCGGGACGACGGGCGGCGCATTCTGACCAAATGGGCCGGTTAA
- a CDS encoding ABC-type transport auxiliary lipoprotein family protein, which produces MRRVIFPILILALLSGCAAHTSAPDTRYYTLEYAPPETSGQPVRAVVALSHFGVAPEFNTPKLIYRDLAFGRQDYPYHQWRAAPQTLIMDYLRRDLRQSGLFLAVVGPGSSLPPTHQLEGLLEEWMEVDTDRHWLASAALTVTLLDARAGDTTGMVLFQKTYRESEPCARKNPASVAEAMSRAVQKMSGRIIIDVHAAIADRKPGGKP; this is translated from the coding sequence GTGCGCCGCGTCATTTTCCCGATCCTGATTCTGGCCCTGCTGTCCGGGTGCGCAGCACACACATCCGCGCCGGACACCCGCTATTACACCCTGGAGTATGCACCGCCCGAAACTTCCGGGCAGCCGGTGCGGGCGGTTGTGGCACTGAGCCATTTCGGGGTGGCCCCTGAATTCAACACGCCCAAACTGATCTACCGCGATCTGGCCTTCGGCCGCCAGGACTATCCCTATCATCAATGGCGGGCCGCGCCGCAGACACTGATCATGGACTATCTGCGCCGGGATCTGCGCCAGAGCGGCCTCTTTCTGGCCGTGGTCGGGCCGGGTTCATCCCTGCCTCCCACGCACCAGCTCGAGGGTCTGCTGGAGGAATGGATGGAAGTGGACACAGACCGGCACTGGCTGGCCAGCGCGGCCCTGACCGTCACCCTGCTGGATGCGCGGGCCGGCGACACCACGGGCATGGTCCTGTTCCAGAAAACCTACCGGGAATCCGAACCGTGCGCGCGGAAAAATCCGGCCTCCGTGGCCGAAGCCATGAGCCGGGCCGTACAGAAGATGTCCGGCCGGATCATCATCGATGTGCATGCGGCCATTGCGGACAGAAAGCCCGGAGGAAAACCATGA
- a CDS encoding MlaD family protein, with the protein MASARINFTVGLFMTAGLALATVVIIWLGMSSFMHQGEIFVTYFDESVQGLGVDSPVKYRGVPVGRVKNIRIAPDYHLIEVVITIDDEHTGDDSRFAGSEASLASAGITGIMFVEIDKRRPGAPDLSPTLSFKPEYPVIASRPSDIKKFFREIDDIAMKIQSIDFKGISDQVIAAVETFNSTLADARIGAISSDIRTLLASINAAANPKRMETMARNMEGTILASRRFMEQATDDLRRMEDILGQFQNILADSGPHMNATMSSLASAAAKADGFVTQGQMTMLQMQATIKNLQERLTITAENLENTSAGLNAVINDIQDQPSRIIFSKPRKPRPVEE; encoded by the coding sequence ATGGCTTCCGCCCGCATCAATTTCACCGTGGGGCTGTTCATGACGGCTGGCCTGGCCCTGGCCACCGTGGTCATCATCTGGCTGGGCATGAGCTCTTTCATGCACCAGGGTGAGATCTTCGTGACCTATTTCGACGAATCCGTGCAGGGCCTGGGCGTGGACTCCCCGGTCAAGTACCGGGGCGTGCCCGTGGGCCGGGTCAAGAACATCCGCATCGCTCCGGACTATCATCTCATCGAGGTGGTCATCACCATCGATGACGAACACACCGGAGATGACAGCCGTTTCGCGGGCAGCGAGGCATCCCTGGCCAGCGCGGGCATCACCGGGATCATGTTCGTGGAAATCGACAAACGCCGGCCCGGCGCGCCGGATCTGTCCCCCACCCTGAGCTTCAAACCCGAATATCCGGTCATCGCTTCCCGGCCGTCGGACATCAAAAAATTCTTCCGGGAAATCGATGACATCGCCATGAAAATCCAGTCCATTGACTTCAAAGGCATTTCGGATCAGGTCATCGCCGCGGTGGAGACGTTCAACTCCACCTTGGCCGATGCCCGGATAGGAGCCATTTCCTCGGATATCCGGACTCTGCTGGCCAGCATCAACGCCGCCGCCAATCCCAAACGCATGGAAACCATGGCCCGCAACATGGAAGGGACCATCCTCGCCTCCCGCCGGTTCATGGAGCAGGCCACCGACGACCTGCGGCGCATGGAAGACATTCTCGGACAATTCCAGAACATTCTCGCGGACAGCGGCCCGCATATGAACGCCACCATGTCTTCCCTCGCTTCCGCGGCGGCCAAGGCCGACGGCTTCGTGACCCAGGGGCAGATGACCATGCTGCAGATGCAGGCCACCATCAAAAACTTGCAGGAACGCCTGACCATCACCGCCGAAAACCTGGAAAACACGTCCGCCGGGCTGAATGCCGTCATCAATGACATTCAGGACCAGCCATCGAGGATCATCTTCTCGAAACCCCGAAAGCCCCGTCCAGTGGAAGAATAG
- a CDS encoding ABC transporter ATP-binding protein, whose protein sequence is MKDVITVRGLTMGFGGRTIMENLDFDVRAGEVFVILGGSGSGKSTLLKHLIGLYKPLAGRISIAGIPLDPDNTDSYRRILDRIGVMYQGGALFSSMTLGENVALPLTEYTALKPDAIDRLVRLKLRQVGLEGFEHHLPEELSGGMKKRGAIARALALNPEIIFLDEPSAGLDPISSADLDVLILRLNRTLGTTFVVVTHELPSIFTIADRVIVLDKPSKSIIADGDPRQLRDNSPHAFVRQFFNRQPEMET, encoded by the coding sequence ATGAAGGACGTCATCACCGTGCGCGGCCTGACCATGGGCTTCGGAGGCCGGACCATCATGGAAAACCTGGACTTCGATGTCCGGGCCGGAGAGGTCTTCGTCATTCTGGGGGGCAGCGGATCGGGCAAGTCCACCCTGCTCAAGCACCTGATCGGCCTGTACAAGCCGCTGGCCGGGCGGATATCCATTGCGGGCATCCCGCTTGATCCCGACAACACGGACAGCTACAGGCGCATTCTGGACCGCATCGGCGTCATGTATCAGGGCGGCGCACTCTTTTCGTCCATGACGCTGGGGGAAAACGTGGCTCTGCCCCTGACCGAGTACACCGCCCTCAAACCGGACGCCATCGACCGGCTGGTCCGCCTCAAGCTGCGCCAAGTGGGGCTTGAGGGCTTCGAGCACCACCTGCCCGAGGAGCTGTCCGGCGGCATGAAAAAACGCGGCGCCATCGCCCGGGCCCTGGCCCTGAACCCGGAAATCATTTTTCTGGACGAACCGTCGGCCGGGCTCGATCCCATCAGCTCCGCCGATCTGGACGTCCTCATCCTGCGCCTGAACCGGACCCTCGGCACCACCTTCGTGGTGGTCACCCACGAGCTTCCGTCCATCTTTACCATCGCCGACCGGGTCATCGTGCTGGACAAACCCAGCAAATCCATCATCGCCGACGGCGATCCGCGCCAGTTGCGCGACAACAGCCCGCACGCCTTTGTGCGGCAGTTCTTCAACCGACAGCCGGAAATGGAGACATAA
- the dprA gene encoding DNA-processing protein DprA codes for MDELKACLALRHTKGLGARTWKRLLVEWGSAAEAVLHCRTWNTRGLAPARVQAEFQSGTWRTRAESEERAVRATGCKIVFWEDYPECLRQISDPPLCLYCLGDVSLLARPCVAVVGSRQASNYGLGMAGTIARDLGRAGICVVSGMAQGIDAAAHAGALEGPGSTIAVLGTGIDLVYPASNVRLRETIAERGLLVSEFSPGTRPEGPNFPHRNRIVSGLSLGVLVVEGALGSGSLVTAGLALRQNREVFALPGPANLKTYQGCHRLIREGACLVQSAEDILYELGPRLAAEAFVPAKLPAPPEAAPCTPEDPEHAELHGHLSAGPLHIDELVRLSGWSAEKVSAALLFMELQGLVKQLPGMYYSVCG; via the coding sequence ATGGATGAACTGAAGGCCTGTCTGGCCTTGCGGCATACCAAGGGGCTTGGAGCGCGGACCTGGAAGCGGCTGCTCGTGGAATGGGGCTCCGCCGCCGAGGCGGTGTTGCACTGCAGAACTTGGAACACCCGTGGTCTGGCCCCGGCCAGAGTCCAGGCCGAATTTCAGAGCGGCACATGGCGGACCAGAGCCGAAAGCGAAGAGCGGGCAGTTCGGGCCACCGGCTGCAAGATCGTATTCTGGGAGGATTACCCCGAATGCCTGCGCCAGATTTCCGATCCGCCACTGTGTCTGTACTGCCTGGGTGATGTGAGTCTGCTTGCCCGGCCCTGCGTGGCCGTGGTGGGTTCCCGGCAGGCTTCCAACTACGGCCTGGGCATGGCCGGAACCATCGCCCGGGATCTCGGACGGGCGGGCATCTGCGTTGTTTCGGGCATGGCCCAGGGTATCGATGCGGCCGCTCACGCAGGAGCCCTGGAAGGGCCGGGGTCGACCATCGCCGTTCTGGGTACGGGCATCGACCTGGTCTACCCTGCCTCCAATGTCCGGCTGCGGGAGACCATAGCAGAAAGGGGGCTTCTGGTCAGCGAATTTTCGCCGGGCACCAGACCGGAAGGTCCCAATTTCCCGCATCGCAACCGCATCGTAAGCGGACTGTCTCTGGGCGTACTGGTGGTGGAAGGAGCCCTTGGCAGCGGCAGCCTGGTCACGGCCGGACTGGCCCTGCGGCAGAATCGGGAGGTATTCGCTCTGCCGGGGCCAGCCAATCTGAAAACCTATCAGGGCTGCCACCGGCTGATCCGGGAAGGAGCTTGTCTCGTGCAGAGCGCGGAAGACATTCTGTACGAACTCGGGCCGCGTCTGGCCGCCGAGGCCTTTGTCCCGGCAAAGCTCCCGGCCCCGCCGGAAGCCGCGCCGTGCACGCCGGAAGATCCCGAGCACGCCGAACTGCACGGCCATCTCTCCGCCGGTCCGCTGCACATCGACGAACTGGTCCGGCTGTCGGGCTGGTCCGCGGAGAAAGTGAGCGCCGCGCTGCTCTTCATGGAGTTGCAGGGCCTTGTGAAACAACTGCCGGGGATGTATTATTCTGTCTGCGGCTGA
- a CDS encoding HDOD domain-containing protein — protein sequence MDEDLRTKQKGQILAVKDLPTLPGVLTEVSALVENPDSSTDQISKVIAKDQVLSAKVLKMVNSPVYGFPGRIGSIQHALVLLGFNVIKGIIISTSVFDVMNEHMRGLWEHSLGCALASSAVARAIGCKDPEEYAVAGLLHDIGKVVAAVQLPESREAIAALVQERDISYRQAESEVLGFAHDRINLWLCSYWNLPPSLKEGLSYHHRPLSATLYPKVPQVVHVGNFLARLFGVGNGGDDQVSQLDEGVLEALAIDQDLLHRIMDGLERDFVDLV from the coding sequence ATGGACGAGGATCTGCGCACAAAACAGAAGGGGCAGATTCTGGCGGTGAAGGATCTGCCGACCCTGCCCGGCGTACTGACCGAAGTCTCGGCGCTGGTGGAAAATCCCGACTCCTCCACGGATCAGATCAGCAAGGTCATCGCCAAGGACCAGGTGCTTTCGGCCAAGGTGCTGAAGATGGTCAATTCACCCGTCTACGGTTTTCCCGGACGTATCGGCTCCATCCAGCACGCCCTGGTGCTGCTCGGTTTCAACGTCATCAAGGGCATCATCATCTCCACTTCCGTCTTCGATGTCATGAACGAGCACATGCGCGGCCTGTGGGAGCACAGTCTGGGCTGCGCCCTGGCCAGTTCCGCCGTGGCCCGGGCCATCGGCTGCAAGGATCCGGAAGAGTACGCCGTGGCCGGTCTGCTGCACGATATCGGCAAGGTCGTGGCCGCCGTGCAGTTGCCGGAAAGCCGCGAAGCCATTGCCGCCCTGGTTCAGGAGCGGGACATTTCCTACCGTCAGGCCGAGAGCGAGGTGCTGGGTTTCGCCCACGACCGCATCAACCTGTGGCTCTGCTCCTACTGGAACCTCCCGCCCAGCCTGAAGGAGGGGCTGTCGTACCACCACCGGCCTCTGTCCGCCACGCTGTATCCCAAAGTGCCGCAGGTGGTGCATGTGGGGAATTTTCTGGCCCGGCTGTTCGGAGTCGGCAACGGCGGTGACGACCAAGTCAGCCAGCTGGACGAGGGGGTGCTGGAGGCACTGGCAATCGATCAGGATCTGCTGCACAGGATCATGGACGGACTGGAGCGGGATTTTGTGGATCTGGTGTAG
- a CDS encoding diguanylate cyclase, with the protein MKSGKHLFLVTADPSLEQDLRSLWSGDEVRWTTFGRGTQALEFLFTSPPDLLVVDERLPDLKGTDLVRLIKGENVYRQLPVILCLDGEDSLREQAFDVLEIDDFLVKPLTPAITRSRLVLAYYRATRELDASPLTRLPGNTSIIHKIQDLIDRREDFALAYVDLDHFKSFNDKYGFSRGDEVLLMTARVIVNSIRAFMGANTFVGHVGGDDFVFIVPPDKAESACRQVLENFDSIVPHFYDEEDRARGAIHSIDRQGNQQVFPIMSVSIGVVFNRGGRLKHFGEASQIAMNLKKYAKKNPRSCYVLDQRTGS; encoded by the coding sequence ATGAAATCCGGCAAACATCTTTTCCTGGTCACGGCTGATCCTTCCCTCGAACAGGACCTGCGTTCCCTGTGGTCCGGGGACGAGGTGCGCTGGACCACTTTCGGGCGCGGGACGCAGGCTTTGGAATTTCTTTTCACCAGCCCGCCCGATCTGCTGGTGGTGGACGAGCGCCTGCCGGATCTGAAGGGTACGGATCTGGTCCGGCTCATCAAGGGCGAGAACGTCTACCGGCAATTGCCCGTCATCTTATGCCTGGATGGCGAGGACTCCCTGCGGGAACAGGCCTTCGACGTCCTGGAAATCGACGATTTTCTGGTCAAGCCGCTGACCCCGGCGATCACGCGCAGCCGTCTGGTGCTGGCCTATTACCGGGCCACCCGCGAGCTGGACGCCAGTCCCCTGACCAGGCTGCCCGGCAACACGTCCATCATTCACAAGATTCAGGATCTCATTGACCGCCGGGAGGATTTCGCCCTGGCCTATGTCGATCTGGACCACTTCAAGTCCTTCAACGACAAATACGGCTTTTCCCGCGGGGATGAGGTACTGCTCATGACCGCGCGGGTCATCGTCAATTCCATCCGTGCCTTCATGGGGGCCAACACGTTCGTAGGTCATGTGGGCGGGGACGATTTCGTGTTCATCGTGCCGCCGGACAAGGCCGAGAGCGCCTGCCGACAGGTACTGGAAAATTTCGACTCCATCGTGCCTCATTTCTACGACGAAGAGGACCGGGCCCGTGGCGCCATCCATTCCATTGACCGTCAGGGAAATCAGCAGGTTTTCCCGATCATGTCCGTTTCCATCGGCGTGGTCTTCAATCGCGGCGGCCGCTTGAAGCATTTCGGCGAAGCCTCGCAGATCGCCATGAATCTGAAGAAATACGCCAAGAAAAACCCCAGAAGCTGCTATGTCCTGGACCAGCGGACCGGCTCCTGA